A stretch of the Corvus moneduloides isolate bCorMon1 chromosome 8, bCorMon1.pri, whole genome shotgun sequence genome encodes the following:
- the ELOVL3 gene encoding elongation of very long chain fatty acids protein 3: protein MLDMETNIDPSELQLLGAYDFEKNFNHLEARKWMEENWQKSFIIGFIYLITVFGIQHFMKEQRPFSLRVPLTLWSFSLTLFSVVAACRVWKQMAFLLLTKGFKRSVCSQSFFIHPVSKLWIYLFVLSKLVELGDTLFIVLRKKKLIFVHWYHHLATMIIAWCAYKDMAAGLGWNAALNLSIHCLTYCYYTVTAMGIRVPASIAMLITTSQMVQMTGFVIMNIFLFFWKDNKLCQINWLMLFFTAVLYTTLLALFFNFFIKTYLSSTRKSKGD, encoded by the exons ATGCTGGATATGGAAACGAACATTGACCCGtcggagctgcagctgctgggggcGTATGACTTCGAGAAGAACTTCAATCACCTGGAAGCCAGGAAATGGATGGAGGAGAATTg GCAAAAGTCTTTTATTATTGGTTTCATTTATTTGATCACGGTCTTTGGAATCCAGCATTTCATGAAGGAACAGAGGCCCTTCAGCCTGCGTGTACCACTGACCCTGTGGTCCTTCAGCCTGACCTTGTTCAG TGTCGTTGCAGCCTGTCGGGTCTGGAAGCAAATGGCCTTCCTCCTCCTTACCAAGGGATTTAAGCGATCAGTGTGTAGCCAATCCTTCTTCATCCACCCTGTTTCCAAACTTTGGATTTATCTATTTGTGCTGAGCAAACTTGTTGAACTGG GTGACACTCTGTTCATTGTTCTCCGGAAGAAGAAGCTCATTTTTGTCCACTGGTACCACCACTTAGCCACGATGATTATAGCCTGGTGTGCCTATAAGGATATGGCAGCTGGCTTGGGGTGGAACGCAGCCTTGAACCTCAGTATCCATTGTTTGACGTACTGCTACTACACTGTGACAGCCATGGGCATCCGGGTACCCGCCTCCATCGCCATGCTAATCACCACTTCACAGATGGTGCAGATGACGGGATTTGTAATAATGAAcatctttttgttcttctggAAGGATAATAAGCTCTGCCAAATCAACTGGCTGATGCTTTTCTTTACAGCTGTCTTGTATACCACTTTATTGGCCCTCTTCTTCAACTTCTTCATAAAAACTTATCTGAGTAGCACCCGCAAATCAAAGGGGGATTAA
- the LOC116447233 gene encoding 2-hydroxyacylsphingosine 1-beta-galactosyltransferase-like gives MKMMKVLPCPAALLFLMTTFTVEPCHCAKVLIMPTIVFDSHLRVFMRVAEALSDRGHDPVLLLHEGRDVETSLPGFRVQRYWGIFSTESADAWVQEKIKRVFQGKMTSLEVFSFLEKYLENCDLVLGNSTLLQKLQWEHFDLLLVDPNEMCGFILAHILQVKYSVISTGFWFPAEIGATSPIAYVPEFNSLMTDRMGFFGRTWNLLVYIITRVATKLVILPKFERLMEKHRVVPKTSMLDLVHGTSLFFLCNDVVLDFPRPTLPHVVFTGGILAEPAKPLPVGLRLWVEAAEAGVVVVSFGIGIRALPSDLVENMAGAFARLPQRVVWRYFGQKPRNLGENTLMMGWLPQNDLLGHPNVKAFVSHCGMNGIFEAIYHGVPVVGFPFYGDQFDIMTRVQAKGMGILMDWSRAKEEELYQAVITVISDPSYRKAAQHISALHLDRPMHALNRTVYWLEYILRHDGAPYLRPAVYDLSFYEYFCLDILALLLLCLASIGFVLYKSVVWCRRKGASPVYQNGSCMKGHFTDEKKLQ, from the exons atgaagatgatgaaggtGCTACCGTGCCCTGCTGCTCTTCTTTTCCTAATGACTACATTCACTGTGGAGCCATGTCACTGTGCCAAGGTGCTGATCATGCCCACCATAGTCTTTGACAGCCACTTGCGAGTCTTCATGCGGGTGGCAGAGGCACTAAGTGACCGGGGCCATGACCCTGTGCTGCTACTTCATGAAGGTCGGGATGTGGAAACCTCCCTGCCTGGCTTTCGTGTGCAGAGGTACTGGGGTATCTTCAGCACAGAGAGTGCAGATGCCTGGGTGCAGGAGAAGATAAAGCGTGTCTTTCAAGGGAAGATGACCTCTCTGGaggtgttttcatttttggagAAGTACCTGGAAAACTGTGACCTAGTACTGGGAAACTCTACCCTTCTGCAGAAGCTCCAGTGGGAGCACTTTGACCTGCTTTTGGTGGACCCCAACGAGATGTGTGGATTTATCCTGGCCCATATCCTACAAGTCAAATACTCTGTGATTTCCACTGGTTTCTGGTTCCCAGCAGAGATTGGTGCCACCTCCCCCATTGCCTATGTCCCTGAATTCAACTCCCTGATGACAGACAGGATGGGCTTCTTTGGTAGGACGTGGAATCTCCTAGTCTACATAATAACTCGTGTGGCTACAAAACTGGTCATCCTGCCCAAGTTTGAACGTCTCATGGAGAAGCATAGGGTGGTGCCTAAGACATCCATGTTGGACCTTGTTCATGGAACtagtcttttcttcctctgtaatGATGTGGTGTTGGACTTTCCCCGTCCAACGCTCCCCCATGTCGTTTTCACAGGGGGGATCCTCGCTGAGCCTGCAAAGCCCCTTCCAGTG GGTCTGCGTCTCTGGGTGGAAGCAGCAGAGGCGGGTGTCGTTGTTGTCTCCTTTGGCATCGGGATCCGAGCTCTTCCAAGCGATTTGGTGGAGAATATGGCTGGTGCATTTGCTCGCCTCCCGCAAAGGGTGGTGTGGAG ATATTTTGGTCAGAAGCCAAGAAACCTGGGTGAGAATACGCTGATGATGGGGTGGCTGCCCCAGAATGACCTGCTAG GCCACCCCAATGTGAAAGCCTTTGTCAGCCACTGTGGGATGAATGGTATATTTGAGGCAATTTACCACGGTGTGCCAGTGGTGGGCTTTCCTTTCTATGGGGACCAGTTTGACATCATGACCAGAGTGCAGGCAAAGGGCATGGGTATCCTCATGGACTGGAGCAGAGCAAAAGAAGAGGAGCTTTACCAGGCTGTCATCACAGTCATCTCTGACCCCAG CTACAGAAAAGCAGCCCAGCACATCTCAGCTCTGCACCTGGACAGACCAATGCACGCTCTCAACAGGACAGTGTATTGGCTGGAGTACATCCTTCGTCACGATGGGGCACCCTACCTTCGCCCTGCTGTCTACGACCTCTCCTTCTATGAGTATTTCTGCCTGGACATCCTGGCTCTTCTCTTGCTATGTCTGGCTAGTATTGGATTTGTTCTCTACAAATCTGTGGTGTGGTGCAGAAGGAAGGGGGCCAGCCCTGTGTATCAGAATGGAAGTTGCATGAAAGGCCActtcacagatgaaaaaaaactGCAGTAG
- the NOLC1 gene encoding nucleolar and coiled-body phosphoprotein 1, whose translation MAERRAVPSDLFPLVLAFLRESGCQGAARAFAREAAAKEQDPNSASLLDIFTYWLRSPAAQKRKLVPNGGQAKRKPSASSSDSSSEEDEKPPAKKPAKAPAVPKAKAVPAAKMAESSSEDSSDDSDSEEEKKPAKKGAKPVVKPAGTKIQPQKKAESSSSDSSSSDEGAPKKQPPKPATPKSGSKSAQAAVKAVNGKAESSSSSSEDSDEEKAAPKKAVPKKSPLPKAAAAQACPGKTKRAKKSSSSEDSSDSSDDEKPPAKQKPKSGPYSAVPPPQGTQTKKGLAKAPAKKAESSDSSDSSDETEQVPSKAEAGKAVVAKTIPVPQKKAVTSKKAESSSDSDSDSSSEDDKKKVGNKLPAKQPVIKNASKPAKVVVKPGQAKKDPSSSSDSSDSDSSDKKAAPVKPSTKAATPAAKKSPAATKKAQSSSDSDSSSSSSEDEKKKKGPPAKPAGKVAKPLSKPSTPAPKADTSDSDSSSSEEEKPAGKPATKSTGAAKATVGKKAAASSSSSSSSDSSSEEGGKPKKTVKGVQNGSKAKAKASAAAANNMKSKPAGGSSSSSESSSEEETGKVNGGTIGKKQKREDVPEPETPHSKKAKIKAKTPHTVPKVKRPSSPFRRVREEEIEVDARVADNSFEAKKGAAGDWGEKANNILKYTKGKSFRHEKTKKKRGSYRGGTISTQVNSVKFESD comes from the exons ATGGCGGAGCGGCGCGCGGTGCCCAGCGACCTGTTCCCCCTCGTGCTCGCGTTCCTGCGCGAGAGCGGCTGCCAGGGCGCCGCGCGCGCCTTCGCCagggaggcggcggcg AAGGAGCAGGACCCCAACTCGGCCTCCCTCCTGGACATCTTCACCTACTGGCTGCG GTCTCCCGCGGCCCAGAAGAGAAAGCTGGTCCCGAACGGCGGCCAGGCGAAGAGGAAGCCGTCCgccagcagcagtgacagctccAGCGAGGAGGATGAGAAACCCCCCGCTAAGAAGCCAG CTAAAGCACCAGCTGTGCCCAAAGCAAAAGCAGTTCCTGCAGCCAAGatggcagagagcagcagtgaggacTCCAGCGATGATTCAGActcagaggaggagaagaagccAGCAAAG AAAGGTGCAAAACCTGTGGTGAAGCCAGCTGGAACCAAAATCCAGCctcagaagaaagcagagagtTCCAGCTCTGACTCAAGCAGCTCAGATGAAGGAGCACCAAAGAAGCAACCACCAAAACCAGCAACACCTAAGTCAG GAAGTAAATCTGCCCAGGCTGCTGTCAAAGCTGTcaatggaaaagcagaaagcagtagcagcagcagtgaagattcggatgaggaaaaggctgcacCAAAAAAG GCTGTTCCGAAGAAATCACCTCTGccaaaagctgcagctgctcaagCATGTCCAGGGAAAACCAAACGTGCCAAGAAAAGTTCCAGTAGTGAGGACTCATCTGACAGCTCAGATGATGAAAAGCCAcctgcaaaacaaaagccaaagtctg GTCCGTACAGTGCTGTACCACCTCCTCAAGGAACACAGACAAAGAAGGGCCTTGCTAAGGCTCCTGCAAAAAAGGCTGAGAGCAGTGATTCTTCAGACAGTAGTGATGAGACAGAGCAGGTGCCCTCAAAGGCAGAAGCAG GCAAAGCAGTAGTAGCTAAAACAATCCCTGTCCCCCAGAAGAAAGCTGTGACTAGCAAGAAGGCTGAATCCAGTTCTGACAGTGACTCAG attctAGCTCTGAAGATGATAAAAAGAAGGTAGGGAATAAGCTCCCAGCTAAACAACCTGTGATAAAGAATGCTTCCAAACCAGCAAAAGTGGTTGTCAAGCCTGGACAAGCAAAGAAAGACCCCAGTTCTTCCTCAGACAGCTCAG ATTCTGATAGTTCTGACAAGAAGGCAGCTCCTGTGAAGCCCTCAACTAAAGCGGCAACCCCTGCGGCAAAAAAGTCACCAGCTGCCACAAAGAAAGCACAAAGTAGCTCTGATTCAGATAGCAGCTCCAGCAGTTCTGAGGatgagaagaagaagaaaggccCTCCAGCTAAACCAGCTGGCAAAGTGGCTAAGCCACTGTCCAAACCTTCTACCCCAGCTCCCAAAGCAGACACATCTGACTCTGATAGCTCAAgcagtgaagaagaaaagccaGCAGGGAAACCAGCCACCAAATCTACAGGAGCAGCAAAAGCAACTGTGGGGAAGAAGGCAGCTGCTTCTAGTAGTAGCAGCAGCTCATCAGATAGTTCCAGTGAAGAGGGTGGGAAGCCTAAAAAGACAGTGAAAGGGGTGCAGAATGGTTCTAAGGCCAAAGCAAaagcatctgcagcagctgctaaCAACATGAAGTCTAAGCCAGCTGGTGGCAGCAGTAGTAGCAGTGAAAGCAGCTCTGAAGAAGAGACTGGAAAAGTCAATGGAG GCACAAttgggaagaaacagaagagggaGGATGTTCCAGAGCCAGAGACACCACACAGTAAAAAAGCAAAGATCAAAGCCAAAACACCACACACAGTTCCCAAGGTGAAACGG CCGTCCTCTCCATTCCGCCGCGTAAGGGAAGAAGAGATTGAGGTGGATGCCCGTGTGGCGGATAACTCGTTTGAAGCAAAG AAAGGAGCAGCTGGTGACTGGGGTGAGAAAGCTAACAATATCCTGAAATACACTAAAGGCAAATCTTTCCGccatgagaaaacaaagaaaaaacgAGGCAGCTACCGTGGGGGCACTATATCGACCCAAGTCAATTCCGTCAAGTTTGAAAGTGACTGA